The Chitinimonas arctica region AGTACTACCTCGGCCTGCGGATGAAATACTAGTCCCCTCCTGGCGGCGGGCTTTCGCTCGCCGCTTGGGGCCGGCGGCGCGTTTCATTGCGTCGCCGGCTTTCGGTTGTCCTTCAGCGCTTCATCCTGGCAAAGCGCGGCACATCATCCACGGTCTTCTCCAGGCCATCCAGCCGCTCACCCATGGCACTCCCCAAGCGATCGAGCCGGTCGTTCGGCGCCGGATGGGTCTTGAACATCAGCGCGAAAGCGCCATCCGACGGCGCTTCGGCCAGTGTCTGCAATACCCCGACCAGGCCATAAGGGTTGTAGCCGCCACGGGCAGCGATCACCACGCCCATGCGGTCCGCCTCGAACTCGTCATCCTTGTCCAGACCGCGCAGAAACAGTTCCTTGCCGCCGCTGACCACCTTGGCCAATACATCGGCCCTGGGTTTGCCGCTGTTTTCGGCATACTGACTGGCGATATCGCTGAAGACGGCGCTGCCCATGCTTTTCTGAATCGCCTTGAGCTGATGTTTTTGCAGCACATGGGATATCTCGTGCGCCAGCACACCGGCCAGTTCCGCCTCGCTGCGCAGGCGCTGGAACAAGCCACGGGTAATCAGGATATGCCCACCGGGGGTAGCAAAGGCATTGACATTGGGATGTTCGATCACGCCAAACTTCCATGGCAGGCCGGGCCGCTCGGTTTGTTGCGCCAGCCACATGCCGACCCGGTTGACGTAACGCTGCAGCTCGGCATCGTCCACCAGCGGCGAGGCACCCAGCAGGGTCGCGGCCAGCTCGCCGCCCATCTGGATCTCTTCCGGCTCGCCGATATCGCGTTTGGCATCGGCGGCCTTCTTGACAGTCTCCAGGCCCTTGATCAGCTTACCGAAATCGAAGGCCTGGCCAGGCAAGGCAAAACAGGCCAGCAATAGCGGCAACAATAATTTACGCATGGCCATCCCCTCAGCGATTTTCGTCGTTGGCCTGCGCCGTGGACGGCTTGGGCAGATAGTCGAGGCGCTCGTTGGCCAGCTTGCCCGCCTTGGCAAAACGGCCCGCTTCGTCGGCACTGGCGGCATAGCCACCCAGTTTGGCCAACTGCTCCATATTGGGCTGCGCATTGCGCAGATCCTCTTCCGACAGGCCTTTGACGCCGGTGGTCACGGTGGTGCCGGAACTGCCTGTCTTGAACAGATTGACCGCCGACAGGAACCCGCCTCCCGCACTCCCCGCCTTGGTGGCGCCGCCGGTACGGACATTCAGCATCTTGACCCAACCCTGCTGTCCGCCCGATTTCACCTGCATCCAGGCGCCCTGCCGCAGCACGATCTCCAGCGGCGCCTGGCTGGCCAGATCGGCCACCTTTGCCGCATCGATAAACGGCTTCTGCTTCAGTTCCGCCGCCCGCATCAGGGTGCCGGTTTCGGCGGCATGGGCCGCCGTGGCGAACAGCAGCAACAACAGTGCTGGTTTCCATGGTTTCATCGTTGTGACTCCCTTTATTATTCCCGGAGACTGGGCTCGAACAGGCGCACATCCTGCTCGCGGCCCTTGACGTGGTGCAAACCGCAATCGCGGTAGTCAAAGACCGGGCCGGCCGCCTGCATGGTGGACTCGGCCACCAACACGCGCGCCACGCCCTTGGTCTGCCCTTCGATCCGGCTGGCCAGATTCACCGTATCACCTATCGCAGTGTAGTCCAGCCGGTCTTGCGAACCGATAAAGCCGACAACCGCGAGCCCGCTATTGAGACCGATGCCGATCTCGAAGTCATGGCCGAGGTCCGTCAGCTCCGCCTTGAAGCGAACCAGCGCCTGCGACATCTCCATGGCGGCCAGAATCGCATGGCGGGCATGGTCGGGGTCATTCACCGGCGCGCCCCAGAAGGCCATGATGGCATCGCCGATAAATTTATCCAGCGTCCCCCCGTGGCGAAATATGATTTCGACCTGCGTGGAGAAATAACGATTCAGCAGCGAGACGATGGCTTCCGGCGAACGGGTCTCCGACAAGGTCGTAAAACCGCGAATATCGGAAAACAGTACGGTGATCTGTCGGCTTTCCGCATTCGCACCGGTGTCGATCTCACCACGGGCAAGCAGATCGCCCACCACCCTGGGATCGAGAAAACGTCCGAACATGCCGATAGCCTGCTCGCGCCGCTGCCGCTCCTGCAAATACGCCAGCAGCGCGCACAGCCAGTAGAAAAGCCAACCGAACAGCAAAGGCGTAAAGGCCGGCAGCCATACCCCGCGTCCCAGCTGCCACCAAGCCAGGCTGACCACCGCCAGATTCAGCCCCAGCAAGCCATAGGCGATCCGGGTAGGACTGATCCCGCGCGCGAATACATAGGCGATGCCCGCCAGCAACAAGACGGCGAAAGGCAGGGCGGCGGGCCGCGGCACCTCACGCAGCCAATCGCCCGCCCGCAGATTGTCGATGGCCGTGGCCAGGATATCGACGCCCGGGTAGGTACTCCCCAGGGAGGTCACCCGCAGATCCTGCAAACCTGGCGCCGCCGTTCCCACCACGACGATCTTGTCGCGGAATTCGTCAGCGGCACGCAGCGGCTTCTCCCGCTGGGCATCGGCATAGACATCGGCATAAGGCACGTGCCGCCAGGCGCTACGCCAGTTCAGCAGGATGCGGTCTCCCGCCGGTATCGGCCAGCCATTGTCCTTGGCCAGGCGGGCCGGCATGGAGGGGAAGCGCCAATGCTGGCGCTCACGGTATAGATAGTAGTGGCGGGCGACCCGGTCGCTATCTTCGGAGAAATTGATCAGCCCGCCGCGCATCGCTTCCGGATGGCCGTGCTGGGCCATGACCAGGGGCAGCAGAAGCGGGATATGGCTACGCGGGTCGGCACCAGGGGTAGGCTGCATACCCACCGCGGCGGGCATATCCGCCACGGCGGCGCCCAAGCCGCTATCGCTCAGCGCCATCGAGAGATAGACATTGGTCTGGGCGGCCACAGCATCGACAAAGGCCTGGTCGTGCTCGGGACGGAAAATATCGGGTTCGTTGAAATGGAAATCGAATACCACCGCCCGTGGCTGCTGCCGCGCCAGGTAGCCGACCAGCTCGCCATGTACCGAACGGGGCCAGGGCCAGCTGCCCGCCTGCCCGTTCATTTCCTCCAGCGAGCGCTGGTCGATATCGATCACCACCACCTCGCTGGACGGCGGCCTGCTCAGCGCATGCTGCCGCACCAGGATATCCATGCCGCGCTGGTCGACGATTTGCCCGGCGTCGAGCACGCCATAATCCAGCGACGCCAACAGGGCGAACACGGCGAACCAGTGCCACCAGGAAAAGCGGCGCAACAGCTTGCGAAGGACGGGCATCATGGGTGGGCGACGTCGAGCCAAGGACCGGGCCGAAGCTGGAACCGCCTGGATGGCGAGCCCAGGACCCTTGCTTGCGTTGTAGCAGCCGGGAACACCGGGCGCCAGCTCAGCCTGGACATGGGGTTCCCTGCCAAGCCAGCGGCCCCTAGCGGGGCGCGCCCATTATGGTATCGGCGGCGCGATGCTGCCGCAGCAGCTGGAGCATGATGGCATCGCGCTGGTCGGTTTCCGCCCGGGCGAATCGGCGGAAGCTTTCGCTCGGCAGCCGGCGATATTGGCGCCGGTCGCGGGCGGGATAGACCTGCCGCCAACGCACGAACACCAACCAGGACCAGAGGTCTTCCGCTACCGGCTCGCTGATCTTCATGATCAAGTCGCGATAGGCAATATAGTCGCCGATATTGGGGCGAGGCCCCGGCTCGGGCAGCTGGCGCTTGACCCGCTTGCCCAGCATGCCGCGCAGCTGGTCAACCCAGCGGCGCGTGCCTCGATGGCGATAATTAGGCGTGTGATACATAGGTGCCTTTCCGGGCGTACCGCCGTGCTGCTGATTTATTCATCCATGATGGCAGTGGTATAGACCTCTTGCACATCATCCAGGCTCTCCAGCGCATCGATCAGCTTCTGCATCTTCAACGCATCATCCCCCTCCAGCGGGGTTTCGGCCTGCGCCTTCATGGTCGCCTCGCCCATCTCGGCCTTGAAACCGGCGGCTTCCAGCGTTTCCTTGATGGTCACGAAGTCGTAGGGAGGGGTAATCACTTCGATCGAACCATCCTCGTTGCTCACCACATCGTCCGCGCCCGCTTCCAGCGCGGCTTCCATCAATGCGTCCTCATTGGTGCCGGGCGCGAAGATCAGATAGCCGCAATGCTTGAACTGGAAGGATACGCAGCCGTCGGTACCCATATTGCCGCCGTACTTGCTAAAGGCATGCCGTACATCAGCCACGGTGCGGGTCTTGTTGTCGGTCAGGCAATCCACCATCACCGCAGCGCCACCAATGCCATATCCTTCATAGCGGGTTTCCAGGTAATCCACCCCTTCCAGATTACCGGCGCCCCGATCGATAGCACGCTGGATATTATCCTTGGGCATATTGGCGCCAAGCGCCTTGTCCACGGCCAGGCGCAGGCGCGGATTGGTCGCCGGATCGGGATCGCCCATTTTAGCGGCAACGGTGATTTCCTTGATCAGACGGGTAAAAAGCTGCCCCCGCTTCGCGTCTTGACGACCCTTGCGGTGTTGAATATTTGCCCACTTGGAATGGCCTGCCATGATTTAAACCTCACGTATCAGGAAATACTGAATAAACCCGAAATGACGCCGGCGCGAAGATAGGCCGCTTTAGCGCGCATTGATGATTTTTTGCAGCAGTCCCTGGCAATTCATCGGAAGTCGACGATTTTAGCACAGCGTCCGCGCGGGCTGATTTGCCGCAATTCAAACGCTCTTCTACACTGCAACTCCCCTTATCCTTACACCGGAGTTCGCCATGAAACATCTTACGCTTCTCGCCTTCGCGCTTTGCACCCTCGGAATGGCGCATGCGGCCGACGAGCCCAACAAGCAGCAGAGCAAGATGGGTCAGTGCAACAAGGATGCCGGCGACAAGAAAGGCGACGAGCGCAAAAAATTCATGAGCGAATGCCTGAAGACCAAGGTGGTCACCCAGCAAAGCAAAATGAAAACCTGCAACCAGGAAGCCACCGGCAAGAAGGGCGACGAGCGCAAGAAATTCATGAGCGAATGCTTGAAAAAGCCGGCCGAGGCAGCGGAAAAGACTTCCTGAGCCGCCCTCTTCACGAATCAGCGTGAGCCGCCGCGCGGATGATGCGCGGCATGCAGGCTGGCCAGCCTCGCCTTGGCGACATGGGTATAGATTTGCGTGGTGGTGATATCGGCGTGGCCCAGCAGCAATTGCACCACCCGCAAATCGGCGCCGTGATTGACCAGATGGGTGGCGAAGGCATGGCGCAAGACATGCGGGCTCAAGCGGGAAGCAGGGATATCCGCGCCGAGGGCATGCTGTTTGACGATGTACCAAAAGCCTTGCCGGGTCATCGGCTCGCCGTGGGCATTGAGGAAGGCGATGGGATGGGCTCGCCCGCCAAGCAACTCGGGCCTGGCCTGCGCCAGATAGAGGCGAAACGCCTGCTGTGCCGGCTGGCCCATGGGAACCAGGCGGGTCTTGTTGCCCTTGCCCTGCTCGATCCGGATCGAACCCTCATTCAAGTTCACGGCGGCCAAGGACAGCGCCACCAATTCGGACACCCGTAGGCCGCTCGCATACATCAACTCCAGCATGGCACGGTCGCGCACGCCTAGCGGCGTATCCGGCCTGGGCGCCGCCAGGATGGCCTCCACTTCGCGCTCGGACAGCGTCTTGGGCAGCGGTCGCGTCAGTCGCGGCCCTTCCAGCTCGGCGGTCGGATCCAATGCCAGCTGTTCCAGCTCCAGCCAATAGCGGTAATAGCGACGTAAAGCCGACAGCAAGCGCGCGCGCGAAGCGGGATTCTTACCTCTCGCCATCGTCGCCAGCTTGCGCTTGTCCGGCTCGGACAGGGATTTGCAGGCCTCATGGTTGGCCGCCATGGTGGCAAGAAAATCCCGCAAGTGCTCAGCTGTCGCGGTGAAGCTGTCCCGCTCGCACGCCGCCAGCCAGCCCGCCCATTGCAACAGGTCACGCCGGTAATTGCTGGCAGTATGTTGGGACCAGCCGTCGGACAGCCAGGTAGCATCCAGAAACGTATCGATACGCCCCAGATCCGCGGGAGAAGGGTGAGACATCATCGCTCCAGCCGAACATGAAAAAACGCGAGCATCTTGCGATACTCGCGTTTTCCAGGACAAGCGCTAAACCGCTTACTTCGCGGCAGCCACGACCTTGCGGGCCGGCAGCTTTTCCTTGATACGTGCGGACTTGCCCGAACGATCGCGCAGATAGTAAAGCTTGGCACGGCGAACATCGCCGCGACGCTTCACTTCGATAGCGGCAACCAGTGGCGAGTAAGTCTGGAAGGTACGCTCGACGCCTTCGCCCGAAGAAATCTTGCGGACGATAAAGGCGCTGTTCAGACCGCGGTTACGCTTGGCGATAACGACGCCTTCGTAAGCCTGCAGACGTTCGCGGGTGCCTTCCTTGACCTTCACTTGCACGATGACGGTGTCACCGGGAGCGAAATCGGGGATGGTCTTGCCCAGACGGGCGATTTCTTCTTGTTCCAGGATCTGGATCAGATTCATTTGCACTACTCCGTGTGCGAAGCTTGTTCCTTCTCATCGCGGCCAGCCCGATATTCGGCCTGGAACTCGCGGAGAAGCCGAGCTTCCTCTTTTGTCAGCTGGCGCTTTTCCAGCAGCTCGGGCCGACGCAACCACGTCCGCCCCAGCGACTGCTTCAATCGCCAGCACCTGATCGCCGCATGGTTGCCGGACAGCAAAACCGCCGGTACGTCCATGCCACGATATACCTCGGGACGGGTGTAATGCGGGCAATCGAGCAACCCGTCCACAAAACTGTCTTCCTGTGCCGAGGCGATGTCATTCAACACGCCCGGCAATTGCCGCACCAAGGAATCGATCAACACCATGGCCGGCAACTCGCCGCCCGAAAGCACGTAATCGCCGATGGAGATTTCTTCATCCACCTGTCGCGCGATCACCCGCTCGTCGACCCCTTCGTACCGGCCCGCCAGTACGATCAGGCCAGGCTCGGCCAATAGGCGCATCACCACCTCGTGCTGCAGCGGCGCGCCCTGCGGCGACATATAGACCAAGCGCGGCCGCGCCACGCCGGCAGCCATCTGCGCTGCCCTGGCTGCCTCGATGGCCGATTCCAGCGGCTCCGGCAACATCACCATGCCGGGACCGCCGCCATAGGGGCGGTCGTCCACGCGGCGATAGTTACCGGTGCTGTAGTCGCGCGGATTCCAGCAGTGCAGATCAAAAATGGCTTGATCGCGTGCCCGCTGGGTTACGCCATGTTGCGCGATAGCGTCGAACATGGCGGGAAAAATCGTGATGACGTCGAACCGCACGTCAGTAGTCCAGGCCCCAATCGACCTTGATCACCCGGGCCGTTTGATCGATATCGAGCACAACCGGCCCGATAAACGGAATCAAACGCTCGGTCTTGCCATCCTTCACCACCAGCACATCGTTCGCGCCGGTACTGAGGAGTTCATCCACCGCGCCCAGCGACTCTCCCTGCAGATTGACCACCGCCAGGCCGATCAGATCGGCCCAGTAGTATTCACCTTCTTCCGCCGGAGGCATCTCGGAGCGAGGCACAGCGACCGTCATACCCTTGAGTGCAAAGGCAATATCACGATCAGCCACACCCGTCAGCTTGGCC contains the following coding sequences:
- a CDS encoding M48 family metalloprotease, translating into MRKLLLPLLLACFALPGQAFDFGKLIKGLETVKKAADAKRDIGEPEEIQMGGELAATLLGASPLVDDAELQRYVNRVGMWLAQQTERPGLPWKFGVIEHPNVNAFATPGGHILITRGLFQRLRSEAELAGVLAHEISHVLQKHQLKAIQKSMGSAVFSDIASQYAENSGKPRADVLAKVVSGGKELFLRGLDKDDEFEADRMGVVIAARGGYNPYGLVGVLQTLAEAPSDGAFALMFKTHPAPNDRLDRLGSAMGERLDGLEKTVDDVPRFARMKR
- a CDS encoding SH3 domain-containing protein, which translates into the protein MKPWKPALLLLLFATAAHAAETGTLMRAAELKQKPFIDAAKVADLASQAPLEIVLRQGAWMQVKSGGQQGWVKMLNVRTGGATKAGSAGGGFLSAVNLFKTGSSGTTVTTGVKGLSEEDLRNAQPNMEQLAKLGGYAASADEAGRFAKAGKLANERLDYLPKPSTAQANDENR
- a CDS encoding CHASE2 domain-containing protein; the encoded protein is MMPVLRKLLRRFSWWHWFAVFALLASLDYGVLDAGQIVDQRGMDILVRQHALSRPPSSEVVVIDIDQRSLEEMNGQAGSWPWPRSVHGELVGYLARQQPRAVVFDFHFNEPDIFRPEHDQAFVDAVAAQTNVYLSMALSDSGLGAAVADMPAAVGMQPTPGADPRSHIPLLLPLVMAQHGHPEAMRGGLINFSEDSDRVARHYYLYRERQHWRFPSMPARLAKDNGWPIPAGDRILLNWRSAWRHVPYADVYADAQREKPLRAADEFRDKIVVVGTAAPGLQDLRVTSLGSTYPGVDILATAIDNLRAGDWLREVPRPAALPFAVLLLAGIAYVFARGISPTRIAYGLLGLNLAVVSLAWWQLGRGVWLPAFTPLLFGWLFYWLCALLAYLQERQRREQAIGMFGRFLDPRVVGDLLARGEIDTGANAESRQITVLFSDIRGFTTLSETRSPEAIVSLLNRYFSTQVEIIFRHGGTLDKFIGDAIMAFWGAPVNDPDHARHAILAAMEMSQALVRFKAELTDLGHDFEIGIGLNSGLAVVGFIGSQDRLDYTAIGDTVNLASRIEGQTKGVARVLVAESTMQAAGPVFDYRDCGLHHVKGREQDVRLFEPSLRE
- a CDS encoding YebC/PmpR family DNA-binding transcriptional regulator; protein product: MAGHSKWANIQHRKGRQDAKRGQLFTRLIKEITVAAKMGDPDPATNPRLRLAVDKALGANMPKDNIQRAIDRGAGNLEGVDYLETRYEGYGIGGAAVMVDCLTDNKTRTVADVRHAFSKYGGNMGTDGCVSFQFKHCGYLIFAPGTNEDALMEAALEAGADDVVSNEDGSIEVITPPYDFVTIKETLEAAGFKAEMGEATMKAQAETPLEGDDALKMQKLIDALESLDDVQEVYTTAIMDE
- a CDS encoding PsiF family protein, with amino-acid sequence MKHLTLLAFALCTLGMAHAADEPNKQQSKMGQCNKDAGDKKGDERKKFMSECLKTKVVTQQSKMKTCNQEATGKKGDERKKFMSECLKKPAEAAEKTS
- a CDS encoding site-specific tyrosine recombinase XerD; amino-acid sequence: MSHPSPADLGRIDTFLDATWLSDGWSQHTASNYRRDLLQWAGWLAACERDSFTATAEHLRDFLATMAANHEACKSLSEPDKRKLATMARGKNPASRARLLSALRRYYRYWLELEQLALDPTAELEGPRLTRPLPKTLSEREVEAILAAPRPDTPLGVRDRAMLELMYASGLRVSELVALSLAAVNLNEGSIRIEQGKGNKTRLVPMGQPAQQAFRLYLAQARPELLGGRAHPIAFLNAHGEPMTRQGFWYIVKQHALGADIPASRLSPHVLRHAFATHLVNHGADLRVVQLLLGHADITTTQIYTHVAKARLASLHAAHHPRGGSR
- the rplS gene encoding 50S ribosomal protein L19: MNLIQILEQEEIARLGKTIPDFAPGDTVIVQVKVKEGTRERLQAYEGVVIAKRNRGLNSAFIVRKISSGEGVERTFQTYSPLVAAIEVKRRGDVRRAKLYYLRDRSGKSARIKEKLPARKVVAAAK
- the trmD gene encoding tRNA (guanosine(37)-N1)-methyltransferase TrmD → MRFDVITIFPAMFDAIAQHGVTQRARDQAIFDLHCWNPRDYSTGNYRRVDDRPYGGGPGMVMLPEPLESAIEAARAAQMAAGVARPRLVYMSPQGAPLQHEVVMRLLAEPGLIVLAGRYEGVDERVIARQVDEEISIGDYVLSGGELPAMVLIDSLVRQLPGVLNDIASAQEDSFVDGLLDCPHYTRPEVYRGMDVPAVLLSGNHAAIRCWRLKQSLGRTWLRRPELLEKRQLTKEEARLLREFQAEYRAGRDEKEQASHTE
- the rimM gene encoding ribosome maturation factor RimM (Essential for efficient processing of 16S rRNA), with amino-acid sequence MTPLSQQPIVAPQAGVPADLVPMGFVAGAFGIRGWVKVVADTQYADSLFDYKTWWLGRDGNWRAYQVEEGNSQPKSLSAKLTGVADRDIAFALKGMTVAVPRSEMPPAEEGEYYWADLIGLAVVNLQGESLGAVDELLSTGANDVLVVKDGKTERLIPFIGPVVLDIDQTARVIKVDWGLDY